From a single Aestuariibius sp. HNIBRBA575 genomic region:
- a CDS encoding Z1 domain-containing protein: MTHSNQKAFDSILSMAQNMIRLAAERAQTAVTPEMIEKELAKLAVLMPEDLALIDKNALVDELIRRSSRTVGDNATLSSGEDHIDWLDSDRKKDWRYWRRYSEYMEAKLPWTALDALDVATDEVLGNLEDPTREGAWDRRGLVVGHVQSGKTGNYTGLICKAADSGYKIIIVLAGLHNNLRSQTQIRLDEGFLGFATISDEDDLPPVGVGMIDGDKSIAPNAATNRSNNGDFNTAMAARMNVSPEERPWLFVVKKNKTVLERLLHWIRNRVANHVDPVTGQRLVTNLPMLIIDDESDHGSVDTGENIVDDFGKPDLEHEPKTINRLIRSILHHFTRKAYVGYTATPFANIFIHERGATQEHGPDLFPASFITSLAAPSNYVGPGRVFGSASSTPSDLPLIHPLATEDFESWIPQRHKNGWRPRWHGEDRVPDTLAEAIRSFVYACAVRKLRGQGSKHSSMLIHVTRFTSVQNEVVNQVAEYIRNLKGRYTRGIDLTEIEAFMRTEYETVFLPGMQEIRDALVEGETLDDFDWSELRSVLPDVLSDIRVREINGTAKDALDYEENEATGLKVIAIGGDKLARGLTLEGLCTSYFLRTTKMYDTLMQMGRWFGYRDGYLDVCRLYTSEEMVEWFGHIADAAEELRQEFDNMVAAGATPKQFGLRVKSHSVLTVTSRAKMRNARPMELTYSGDLLQTIVFPNRKEEISANFQATDRFINSLGPSLDLNDEQRFVPENQSWSGHLWRDITALNIITFLREYRTHPASFRIMSPLIADFIEAMNKDSELTNWTVALIGKDQPGRPESVGGKSVKMLDRKRTVEHSDRYSIKALISPRDEAIDLTEAEWRASLTLSEKTWRNDPDRNEGAKPPTSPRGPQIRSILGGEYPFTEVPHRRDRGLLMLYLLDPQSASVEEIIGADPVVAWAISFPGSTSTRKVSNSRYIANSVHWGGVNDWVD, from the coding sequence ATGACCCATTCGAACCAAAAGGCATTTGATTCAATACTCTCAATGGCACAGAACATGATCCGCCTTGCGGCGGAAAGAGCTCAGACTGCAGTCACGCCAGAGATGATCGAAAAGGAGCTCGCAAAACTGGCAGTCCTTATGCCAGAAGATTTGGCACTTATTGATAAGAATGCGCTCGTTGACGAGTTGATCCGCCGTTCAAGCAGAACTGTAGGCGACAATGCCACATTGTCTAGTGGCGAGGATCATATCGACTGGCTGGACTCTGACAGGAAAAAGGATTGGAGATACTGGCGACGGTACTCCGAATACATGGAGGCAAAGCTACCTTGGACTGCTCTCGATGCATTGGACGTCGCCACCGACGAGGTGCTGGGCAACCTTGAAGATCCAACACGTGAAGGAGCTTGGGATCGACGTGGTCTCGTTGTGGGCCACGTTCAGTCCGGAAAGACAGGGAACTACACTGGGCTGATCTGCAAAGCAGCGGACTCAGGTTACAAAATCATCATTGTTCTTGCAGGCCTCCACAACAATCTCCGCTCGCAAACTCAAATTAGATTGGATGAGGGGTTTCTGGGGTTCGCAACCATTTCAGATGAAGACGACCTTCCGCCAGTGGGGGTTGGGATGATCGATGGTGATAAATCCATCGCTCCTAATGCCGCCACAAACCGTAGCAACAATGGCGATTTTAATACTGCGATGGCTGCAAGGATGAACGTTAGTCCTGAAGAGCGGCCATGGTTATTCGTTGTGAAAAAGAACAAGACTGTGCTTGAGCGCTTGCTGCACTGGATCCGTAACCGGGTCGCGAACCACGTCGATCCGGTGACAGGGCAAAGGCTTGTAACCAATCTTCCAATGCTAATTATTGATGACGAATCTGATCATGGGTCCGTCGACACCGGCGAGAATATTGTTGATGATTTCGGCAAACCAGACCTTGAACATGAACCCAAAACGATCAACAGACTAATCCGCTCCATCCTCCACCACTTCACTCGCAAAGCCTATGTCGGGTATACGGCAACACCTTTCGCCAACATTTTCATTCATGAGCGAGGAGCGACACAAGAACATGGTCCTGATCTCTTCCCCGCTAGTTTCATAACGAGCTTGGCAGCGCCTTCGAACTATGTTGGGCCAGGCCGGGTTTTTGGATCTGCTTCAAGCACTCCTAGTGATTTGCCACTAATCCACCCATTGGCAACGGAAGATTTTGAATCTTGGATTCCGCAACGCCACAAAAATGGATGGCGTCCTCGCTGGCATGGAGAAGATCGAGTGCCGGACACGCTTGCCGAGGCGATCCGTTCTTTTGTTTACGCGTGTGCGGTAAGAAAGCTTCGTGGCCAAGGTAGCAAACACTCGTCAATGTTGATCCATGTCACCCGTTTCACTTCAGTTCAAAACGAGGTCGTAAACCAAGTTGCAGAATACATCCGCAACCTGAAGGGCCGCTATACAAGGGGAATTGACCTCACCGAGATAGAAGCCTTCATGCGGACCGAATATGAGACAGTGTTTCTGCCTGGGATGCAGGAAATCAGAGACGCTCTCGTGGAGGGGGAAACGCTTGACGACTTCGATTGGAGCGAACTGCGATCCGTCTTACCTGACGTCCTGTCGGATATTCGGGTACGTGAGATTAACGGTACAGCGAAAGACGCTCTAGACTACGAAGAAAACGAGGCTACCGGTCTGAAGGTAATTGCGATCGGTGGGGATAAACTTGCCCGCGGGCTGACATTGGAAGGGCTCTGTACGAGCTATTTCCTGCGAACCACTAAAATGTATGACACTCTAATGCAGATGGGTCGTTGGTTCGGATATCGAGACGGATATCTTGACGTATGCAGGCTCTATACTTCTGAGGAAATGGTCGAATGGTTCGGCCATATCGCAGACGCTGCAGAAGAGCTTCGACAAGAATTCGATAATATGGTGGCAGCAGGAGCAACCCCCAAACAGTTCGGCTTGCGTGTAAAGTCCCATTCAGTACTGACGGTTACGTCACGAGCGAAAATGCGCAACGCGCGGCCAATGGAGCTGACATACTCAGGGGATCTTTTGCAGACGATTGTATTCCCAAACCGCAAAGAAGAAATTTCTGCCAATTTCCAAGCTACTGATCGATTTATCAACTCCCTAGGTCCTTCATTAGACCTGAACGACGAGCAGCGCTTTGTGCCTGAAAACCAAAGTTGGAGTGGCCATCTATGGAGGGATATAACTGCGCTAAATATCATTACATTTCTACGCGAATACCGCACACATCCTGCTAGTTTTCGGATTATGAGTCCATTGATTGCTGACTTTATCGAAGCGATGAATAAGGACAGTGAACTTACGAACTGGACGGTTGCGCTGATTGGGAAAGATCAACCTGGCCGCCCCGAAAGTGTTGGTGGAAAATCGGTTAAGATGTTGGACCGCAAGCGCACAGTCGAACATTCAGATCGGTATTCTATCAAAGCGTTGATTTCGCCGCGGGACGAGGCAATCGACTTGACGGAGGCCGAATGGAGAGCGTCGCTTACGCTCAGTGAGAAAACTTGGCGAAATGATCCTGACCGGAACGAAGGTGCAAAGCCTCCAACTAGTCCGCGGGGGCCTCAAATTCGAAGCATTCTAGGAGGTGAGTATCCATTTACAGAAGTTCCACATCGCCGTGATCGCGGCCTATTGATGCTGTACCTACTTGATCCTCAAAGTGCTTCTGTTGAAGAAATAATAGGGGCGGACCCTGTAGTTGCATGGGCAATCAGCTTCCCTGGAAGTACTTCAACACGCAAAGTTTCCAACTCTCGGTACATTGCCAACAGCGTACATTGGGGAGGCGTAAATGACTGGGTGGACTGA
- a CDS encoding PD-(D/E)XK motif protein: MTGWTEEGLASAWRALAQPVSGEDWRFVHLTKMDEVSVEAGCHFPAGREALIVSFPNSWLVKPSNLPEGKGFDVTRIDGQAAFAGRIAISLVRRTEGSPEIFAIMAVDVLRILESAAIATNRDLLRAFLARVKEWQTFMARTQRPLSSDAQLGLFGELWILRCLTETSLGAAALDCWQGPLRAAQDFHVLGGAIEVKSTIRTGAFLARINSIEQLDGDRSPLFLAALRFEENPEGLSLVGLVDILRGYFRGAGVHRGFEALLMVMGYLDEHAPHYERLLVLKDAKAFLADADNMPRLTRAAVPAAVRSAAYILDIDALEVPSIGIPSILQKFGYN, from the coding sequence ATGACTGGGTGGACTGAAGAGGGGCTTGCCAGTGCTTGGCGGGCGCTTGCGCAACCAGTATCTGGAGAAGATTGGCGATTTGTCCATCTCACCAAGATGGACGAAGTCTCCGTAGAGGCAGGGTGCCATTTTCCTGCAGGCCGTGAGGCTTTGATAGTATCATTTCCAAATTCTTGGCTCGTAAAGCCATCTAATCTTCCTGAGGGGAAAGGTTTTGATGTCACTCGAATTGATGGGCAAGCTGCCTTCGCTGGCCGAATAGCGATTTCTCTAGTCCGCCGGACTGAAGGGTCCCCTGAGATATTTGCTATCATGGCAGTCGACGTACTACGCATTCTTGAAAGTGCTGCCATTGCGACAAATCGTGACCTACTGAGAGCATTCCTAGCACGGGTTAAAGAATGGCAAACGTTCATGGCGCGGACCCAACGGCCTCTATCGTCCGATGCTCAATTAGGTCTGTTCGGCGAATTATGGATACTGCGATGTCTGACCGAGACCTCCCTTGGGGCAGCTGCACTGGATTGCTGGCAAGGCCCGCTCAGAGCCGCCCAAGATTTTCACGTGTTGGGAGGTGCAATCGAGGTCAAGAGCACTATTCGGACTGGAGCCTTCTTGGCGCGCATCAATAGCATTGAACAACTAGATGGTGATCGTTCACCATTATTTTTGGCTGCCCTTCGCTTTGAAGAGAATCCAGAAGGGCTATCGCTCGTAGGTTTGGTGGACATTTTACGGGGCTACTTTAGGGGAGCGGGGGTCCATCGGGGCTTTGAAGCCCTGCTAATGGTGATGGGTTACCTTGATGAACACGCACCGCATTATGAGCGATTACTTGTCTTAAAGGACGCGAAAGCGTTTCTTGCTGATGCTGACAACATGCCCCGGCTTACCCGCGCAGCAGTCCCCGCAGCTGTGCGCTCAGCGGCCTACATACTTGACATTGATGCTCTTGAAGTGCCTTCGATCGGCATTCCTAGCATCCTTCAGAAGTTTGGATATAATTAA
- a CDS encoding sigma-70 family RNA polymerase sigma factor: MRFVDRLSKLVRRGKVSEEVPDKQLTPIEVRLITNNLTEDLVTFAGTSRLHVTDPKGDTPLHIAARIGNLAICDLFISAGADAAAQNNDRQTPADLALSEGHLIAAQLLTSLVENSLVDTSQTMPILTKDAQDETPVPVFRTLETSLVNSRTVGQAPVEQFVDLDDMLNFHPEVDPEEFFDNSSRETVSGTFVALVKVPWTEPNDANADWEIDLSPGQVVGEGIDSQASLEPTKDGDNDFLKVRKRGRRSIKRATLQSGTRISIETEACVAWTSAVVERGSFNSEDIFNLVSLAEGNGDFNDMCSNLQRTLEAAGLDVVDDIHMQFESGWDTKSNVSVEELAEAVSAVLTRATRPPGIQRFNIDKALEMRLLEPMVRAKQEMQLAILACEPATEIIISRIDGVLLGDPDPSSITMRSVMPTRSEHPETKEFFEAAETLKAWGINGRVMDGKRRREALKALEALDLKLSFHKHLLESLAELPATSTAAFHLDTLISTFESAVERLILEHLPHARRFAARNVEEGEDPEEVFQVAFIGLQRSTRRFDPERGHRFVIYSTFWMKQALARWRADEGSLIRIPVHRYQKLTELDNACETLNLKLRRDPTAVEIAEALGWNVQHVNAFLQIPRQSNDMSSFDEWPGAILEPEQEELVDQAATLKLASEALAQIEERQAEIIRMRFGIGGDEEMTLEEIGQIYGVTRERIRQIEGKGLRKLSRPDSKRRTQKQVGN; encoded by the coding sequence ATGAGATTTGTTGATCGACTTTCAAAGCTAGTTCGCCGTGGCAAAGTAAGTGAGGAAGTGCCAGATAAGCAGCTGACGCCAATTGAAGTGCGGTTGATAACGAACAACCTAACGGAAGATTTGGTTACCTTTGCAGGGACATCTCGACTACATGTCACCGACCCGAAAGGTGATACTCCACTGCACATTGCAGCGCGAATTGGTAACTTAGCGATTTGTGACCTTTTCATCAGCGCTGGGGCCGACGCCGCTGCGCAAAATAATGACCGTCAAACGCCCGCGGATCTGGCCTTGTCAGAAGGCCATCTGATCGCCGCTCAGCTACTGACTTCCCTAGTGGAAAACTCGCTAGTCGATACATCGCAAACTATGCCGATTCTAACGAAAGACGCCCAAGATGAAACGCCCGTACCCGTTTTCCGTACGTTAGAAACTTCGCTTGTTAATTCGAGAACTGTTGGGCAAGCGCCAGTTGAGCAGTTCGTCGACCTCGATGACATGCTTAATTTTCATCCTGAGGTAGACCCAGAAGAGTTTTTCGACAACTCGAGTCGGGAAACTGTATCTGGAACATTTGTTGCGCTTGTAAAAGTTCCTTGGACGGAACCGAATGATGCCAATGCGGATTGGGAAATTGATCTATCTCCGGGGCAAGTCGTTGGAGAAGGCATTGACTCTCAGGCAAGTCTAGAGCCCACGAAAGATGGCGATAACGACTTTCTAAAGGTGCGAAAGCGTGGGCGCAGATCGATCAAGCGGGCGACCTTGCAATCAGGTACGCGCATTTCAATTGAAACAGAGGCGTGCGTAGCTTGGACCTCAGCAGTTGTAGAACGAGGAAGCTTTAATTCTGAAGATATTTTCAATCTAGTCTCTCTTGCAGAAGGAAACGGCGATTTTAATGACATGTGCTCCAACCTTCAACGAACTCTTGAGGCCGCAGGGCTTGACGTTGTGGATGACATTCACATGCAGTTTGAATCGGGTTGGGATACAAAATCTAACGTTTCAGTCGAAGAACTGGCTGAAGCAGTTTCAGCGGTGCTCACACGTGCAACTCGGCCCCCTGGAATACAGCGGTTCAACATAGATAAAGCACTGGAAATGCGTCTCTTGGAACCAATGGTCCGAGCCAAGCAAGAAATGCAACTGGCTATACTCGCCTGCGAACCTGCGACAGAAATCATAATTAGTCGGATTGATGGCGTTCTCCTTGGCGACCCCGATCCCAGCAGCATTACTATGCGAAGCGTTATGCCCACACGTTCAGAGCACCCAGAAACCAAAGAATTCTTTGAGGCCGCGGAAACGCTGAAGGCTTGGGGAATAAACGGGCGCGTAATGGATGGTAAACGCCGAAGGGAAGCACTTAAAGCACTTGAAGCACTTGATCTCAAACTAAGCTTCCACAAGCACTTGCTCGAATCTTTGGCTGAGCTCCCCGCAACTTCAACTGCTGCCTTCCATTTAGATACTCTGATTTCAACTTTCGAATCTGCTGTTGAACGGTTGATATTGGAACACTTGCCTCACGCACGCCGCTTTGCAGCTCGAAACGTTGAGGAGGGTGAAGACCCCGAAGAGGTATTTCAAGTTGCGTTTATTGGGCTGCAAAGATCCACCCGCCGTTTTGATCCAGAACGCGGGCACCGTTTCGTCATCTATTCAACATTTTGGATGAAGCAAGCATTGGCACGATGGCGTGCAGATGAGGGCTCATTGATACGTATTCCAGTGCATCGCTATCAAAAACTTACTGAATTGGACAATGCTTGTGAAACGCTGAATTTGAAACTTCGCCGAGATCCAACTGCCGTTGAAATTGCTGAGGCACTTGGGTGGAATGTTCAACATGTAAATGCCTTCTTGCAAATTCCCAGACAATCCAACGATATGAGCTCTTTCGACGAATGGCCAGGAGCGATTTTAGAACCGGAGCAGGAGGAATTGGTCGATCAGGCCGCAACCCTCAAACTCGCGTCAGAGGCGTTGGCGCAAATTGAAGAGCGTCAGGCAGAGATCATACGAATGCGTTTCGGAATTGGGGGCGATGAAGAGATGACATTAGAAGAAATCGGCCAGATCTACGGTGTGACACGCGAGCGCATCCGGCAAATCGAAGGCAAAGGGCTCAGAAAGCTCTCGCGTCCAGATAGCAAGCGCCGCACACAAAAGCAGGTAGGTAACTAG
- a CDS encoding helix-turn-helix domain-containing protein — MSIQGMGERLAAVRNVSKLSQEDMCRRLGISRSAFQNYERGQRVLPAELLLKVYEEFDVDPLWMLEGDTETGKSRRHDEFTQAYRKIGLAVENRIIERGLIVTPEKKWDAIDFLFAEFLNLDVFSSTESAPNTQRIDSILGLVA; from the coding sequence ATGTCTATTCAAGGAATGGGGGAACGCCTTGCGGCGGTGAGAAACGTGTCAAAGCTCTCCCAAGAGGATATGTGCCGCCGCTTGGGTATTAGTCGAAGTGCGTTCCAGAACTACGAACGTGGCCAGCGAGTCCTTCCCGCCGAACTCCTGCTCAAAGTTTATGAAGAGTTCGACGTTGATCCGTTGTGGATGCTGGAAGGCGACACCGAGACCGGCAAAAGCAGACGGCACGATGAATTCACACAAGCCTATCGCAAGATCGGGTTGGCTGTAGAAAACCGTATCATCGAACGCGGCTTGATAGTGACTCCGGAAAAGAAATGGGACGCAATCGATTTCCTGTTCGCTGAATTCCTCAATTTGGATGTCTTTAGCAGCACAGAAAGCGCTCCTAACACGCAACGAATTGATAGTATTCTAGGCTTGGTAGCGTAA
- a CDS encoding ATP-binding protein — protein MGVRNAPPHAGSMLESLRGLGYALPTALADLVDNSVSADAKVVRIHLEWGGPESWVRIIDDGLGMDDATLEEGMRLGARDPRKDRSAGDLGRFGLGLKTASFSQARRLTVASRRKGGQIVCLRWDLDLIEGETGADWPLFEGPAPGSEHLLEPLQEMEQGTVVLWETLDRIVTDGFVAADLLELADRVEAHLGMTFHRLIDASHDSFQLLLNGQVIKPWDPFLLGNPSKALESPEYRILHTTGVTVQCHVLPHRDMLKPTEQEVAGGPSGWTQQEGFYVYRNRRLLLAGGWLGLGDGGKPWPRDEAHRLARIRLDIPNNSDMEWKINVLKSTANPPVRLRPQLHRLASETRTTARRVFAHRGHIMPASGVNSNGLTEAWQVRRSAQGTSYRISRDHDLLASILDRAGPLKGDIRALLRLIEETVPVQRIWLDTAEDKETPRTGFAGAPEAEIHETLNSLFEALVRHRGLSPAEARERLSRTSPFDRYPDLITALELKDSA, from the coding sequence ATGGGTGTAAGAAATGCTCCTCCGCACGCTGGCTCTATGCTCGAGTCTCTTCGTGGGCTTGGTTACGCGTTGCCAACTGCACTAGCGGACTTAGTCGACAACTCTGTGTCGGCTGATGCCAAAGTGGTTCGAATTCATTTGGAGTGGGGAGGACCTGAAAGCTGGGTCAGAATAATCGACGATGGTCTCGGAATGGACGACGCTACGCTTGAAGAGGGGATGCGCCTTGGTGCACGCGACCCGCGCAAGGATCGATCCGCCGGCGATCTTGGTCGTTTTGGTTTGGGACTTAAGACGGCAAGTTTCTCTCAAGCCAGAAGACTGACAGTGGCTAGCCGTCGAAAAGGGGGGCAAATTGTATGCCTGCGTTGGGATCTTGACCTAATTGAAGGCGAAACAGGAGCAGACTGGCCACTTTTTGAGGGACCAGCACCCGGCTCAGAGCACCTGCTAGAGCCCCTGCAGGAGATGGAGCAAGGTACAGTCGTCCTTTGGGAAACACTTGATCGCATCGTGACAGATGGCTTTGTCGCCGCTGATTTGCTTGAGTTAGCTGATCGTGTTGAAGCTCACCTTGGAATGACCTTCCATCGGCTAATCGACGCTTCACATGATTCTTTCCAGCTTCTACTGAATGGACAAGTCATCAAGCCTTGGGACCCATTCCTTTTGGGGAACCCAAGCAAGGCACTTGAGAGCCCTGAATATCGCATTCTACATACAACTGGTGTAACGGTTCAGTGTCACGTCCTTCCTCACCGCGACATGCTCAAGCCAACCGAACAAGAAGTGGCCGGAGGACCCAGTGGATGGACCCAACAAGAAGGATTTTATGTCTATCGCAATCGAAGGCTACTTCTGGCCGGTGGTTGGTTGGGCCTCGGAGATGGTGGGAAGCCTTGGCCTCGTGATGAGGCGCATCGTTTAGCCCGTATTCGACTAGATATTCCAAATAATTCTGACATGGAATGGAAGATAAATGTCCTGAAATCGACTGCCAATCCCCCAGTTCGATTGCGCCCCCAACTTCATCGGCTTGCATCAGAGACCAGAACCACAGCAAGGCGTGTTTTTGCCCATAGAGGACACATAATGCCAGCTTCAGGAGTTAACTCGAACGGGTTAACTGAGGCTTGGCAAGTGCGTCGCTCGGCGCAAGGCACCTCCTATCGCATTTCACGTGACCATGACCTGCTCGCGTCAATCTTGGACCGAGCTGGCCCTTTGAAAGGCGACATTCGCGCGCTCCTGCGACTGATCGAGGAAACTGTTCCGGTTCAACGAATTTGGTTGGACACCGCAGAGGACAAGGAAACACCACGAACTGGTTTCGCTGGTGCCCCCGAAGCAGAAATCCATGAGACCTTAAATTCCTTATTTGAAGCGCTCGTTCGCCATCGAGGCCTCAGCCCAGCTGAAGCCCGCGAAAGGCTTAGCCGTACTTCTCCGTTCGACCGATATCCTGACTTGATTACTGCACTTGAACTGAAAGATTCCGCATGA